The sequence GCTGGACGCCGGCCCGTACGGCGTGCTGCACGACCCGGTGCTCGGGTACCTCGGCGCGCTGGGCGGCTGCGGGCGGTGGCACCTCGACTGGCCGCACGTCTACGCCCGGGAGACGGCCGCCGGGCTCGCGTTCACGTTGCTGCGCCAGGCTTCCCCGCGGTTCGTGGACGTCGTCCCGGCCGGCGGGGTGCCCGGCGAGATCGCGTTCTGCCCGCGGCACGGCACCCCGGTCGTCCTGGCATGAGGTTCGCGGTCCACGACCCCCGCGCCGACCCGGCACCCGCGGGGTGGGCGGCGTTCTCGCGCGCCGCACGGCTGCACCCGGTGTGGGACTACGGCGTGATGGGCCTCGAAGCCTGGGGCGCCCGCAACCCGCAGCTGCTGGTCGTCGCGGCCGACGGGGACGAGCTCGTCGCCGCGGTCTCCGTGCTGGTCTGCCGTCCCCGGGTGGCGCCGCGGTTCGCGCCCCGGCCCGGGAAGCGCTTGCTGCGGCCGTTCTGGGCCGAGGTCTGCCAGCCGTGGCTCAGCGGCTACCCGGGGATCGCGTTCGCGCCGGGCGTGGCCGACCGGCCGGCGCTGGTGCGCGAGTTCGAACGGGAACTGGGCCGCCGCCTCGGTCCCGGCCTGCTCGGGGTCGTCCACCGCGCGCTCGGCGAGGACCTCGCCGCCGGGCTCGGCGGCCGCGGCCGGCTCGTCAAGCGCGTGGATCCGGTGGCGGTGCTGGACAACCGGTTCGAGTCCGAAGAGGACTGGATCGCGTCGCTGGGGAAGTCGCGGCGGGCGGGGTTGCGGCGGCAGCGGCGCCGGCTCGCCGAGGACACCTCCCTGGTGATCCGCGGCGGACCGGGCCGCACCGACCTCGACGGCGCCGAGCTGGCCGGGTTGATCCAGGCGCACCGCGAGCGGTACGGGCGGCTGGCGCTCGACACCCGCACACCGCCGTCGGCGGGGTTCCTTGACCGGTTCGTCCGGCGGCCGGACGTGCACACCCTGACCTACACCGACACCGGGGGGAAGCTGCTCGCCGTGCAGACGCTGCTCGACCACCCGGACACCCCCGTCCTGCAGCACTGGGCCGCGTTGCCACCGGACGCGGGCGGGAAGAAGTGGCTGTACTTCGACTCCTACGTGCGCGCGGTGCGCTTCACGGCGAAGCGCGGAGCCCGGGAACTGTCCGCCGGCCGCGGCATGATCGCGCTGAAGCAGGAGCTGGGGTTCCGGCCCCGGCCGGTCTACACGGCCGCCGTGCCGAGGCCGGTGCTGGGCCGGTGAAGACCGTCGTCGCAGTGTCGCAAGTGGACGTTCACGACCCGCGCGTCGACCCGCCGCCGGAGGGCTGGGCCGCGTTCCGGGCCCGGTGCCTGCCTCCGGTGTGGGACTACGAGTTGCTGCGCCGCGAGGCGTGGCTGGCGAAGAACCCGCCGGTGCTCGCCGTGGTCCGGCAGGGCCCGGTGGTCGTCGGCGCGCTGTCGGTGATGGTGTGCCGGGGCTGGGGCGGCGGCACGTTCGGGCCCGTCTCCGGCGGCCGGTTCCGGCCGCGCTGGGCCGAGGTCTACCTCCCGCTGCTCAGCGGCTATCCGGCGTCCGTGTTCGACGAGGACTTCACCGATCGGCGCACGGCGATCCGGCGGTTCGAGCGGGCACTGCGCGAGTACGTCGGCCCGGGGCTGCTCGGGGTGGTCTACCGCGCGATGAACCCGGAGCTGGTGCCCGCGCTGGCCGGGCGGGCGCGGGTCAGCCGCGAGATCGACCCGGCCGCGGTGCTGGTCAACCGGTATTCCACTGTGGACGAATGGGCGGCGGGGCTCGCGCCGGACGTCCGCCGGTACCTGAACCCGGACGTCGAAACGGAAGCGGCGGCCGGGCGCACCGACCTCGATCCGCACGAGCTGGCCACGCTGCTCAACGCCCACCGCGCCCGGCAGGACGAACGCGCGTGGGCCGGCGGCCAGCGTTCCCGGGTCGGTGGGCTGCACCTGGACACCCGCAGCCCGATCGCGCCGGCGTACCTCGACGGGCTCGTCCGGCGGCCCGACGTCGTGACCCGGACCTACCGCGCCGGGGACGGCCGGCTGCTCGGCTTCAACGCGATGATCGACCAGGACCGCGGCTGCGCGGTCCACCACTGGGCCGCGCTCCCGAGCGCGGCCGGGGGCCGGAAGGGTCTCTATGTCGACTGCTACGCCCGGTGCGTGGCCCACATGATCGCCGCGGGACGACCGGAACTGACCGCCGGCCGCGCGATGCTGCCGGAGAAGAAGGCGCTGGGCTTCGGCACACGAAGCCTCTTCTCGGTGGCCGTCCCGAGGCCGGTGCTGGGCCGATGACCTGGACCGTCCGGGTGCTCGACCCGCGCACCGACCCCGAACCCGCCGGCTGGGCCGCGTTCCTCGAAGCCCAGCAGGCCCCGCTGACCTGGGACTACGGCCTGTTGTGCACTGAGTCGCGGTGCTCACGCAGCCCATACCTGCTCACGGTCGTCAGCGACGGCGAAGAGCTCGTCGCCGCCGTGCTCGCGATGGTGTGCCATCCCGGCGGCTCGGCCGAGCCCGGCGCGGTCGACGGCGTCGCGCGGTGGACGCCGCGCTGGCTGGAGGTCCAGCACGCCTGGCTGTCGTGCTACCCCGCGTGGCTGTTCGCCGAAGCGCTCGACGCCGCCGCGCGCCGCGAGATCCTGCGCCGGTTCGAACGTGCCGCCTGCCGGCGCACCGGCCCGGGCTGCCTCGGCGTGGTCTACCGCGCGGCCACCCCGGACACCGCCGGGCTGGTGGCCGGGCGCGGCCGGCTCGTCCGCGAAATCCAGCCCGCGTTGGTGCTGGAGAACACCTTCGGCGACCTAGACGACTGGCTCGCCTCGCTGAGCCGCAACCGGCGGTCGAGCCTGCGCGGCCAGATCCGCAAGATCGCCGCGGACCCGGCGATCGTCGTCCGCGAGGGGACCGCGCGGGACGACCTCGACCCCGAAGAGCTGGCCGCGATGCTGCGGGCGCACCGCGCCACCAAGGGGCCGGTGAAGTTCGACCAGCGCGGCCCGGTCACCGCCGAGTACCTCGGGGAGCTGATCCGCCGCCCCGACGTCGTCACCACGACCTACCACGACGCCGACGGGCGCCTGCTCGCCTTCACCGACCTGCTCGACCACCCGGTGATGCCCCTGCACCAGCACTGGGCCGCGCTGCCGCCCGGCGGCGGCCGGCCGAAACACCTCTACTTCGACGTCGTCGTGCGGGGAGTGCGGCACATGATCGAGAACAACCGGAAGTTCCTGTCGCTGGGCCGCGGGGTCACCGACCTCAAGGCGTCGCTGGGGTTCAGCCCGAGCCCGATGACCGGCGTGGTCGTGCCGAGGCCGGTGACGCGGTGGTGATCGACGTGCTCGACCCGCGTCACGACGCGGAACCGGCGTACTGGACGGCGTTGCGCGCGCGGGCCGGCCTGCGCGCCGACTGGAGCTGGCCGGTGCTCGCCACCCAGGCGTGGGCCGCGCGGACCCCGCAGCCGGTGACCGTGCTGCGCGAGGGCGGCGAGCCGTGCGGGGTGGTCAGCGCCGCGTGGGTCACCGGCCGGACGCGGCGGCACCGGTTCGCCGGCCCGGGCCGTGGCTGGTTCGGCGGCCTCGACGTCCGCGGTCCGGGTGCGGGTTCGCAGCCGGGCTGGTGGTTCGCCGACGCGGGCGACGACGGCGGCGTCACGCGCCTGCTCGAGGCGTACGTCCCGGCCATGCGGGCCGAACTCGGCCGCGGCCTGCGCGGGCTGCTGGTGCGGCAGGTCGGCGAGCCGGGCGTGCCCGCGGTCGACGGGCGGTTCCGGCTGGTGCGGCGGACCGAGGACATCGCGGTGCTCGACGTCGCCGCGTTCGGCTCCCGCGACGACTGGATGAACTCGCTGGCCCGCAAGCGGAAGCAGAACCTGCGCAAGATCTTCCGGACCTTCGACGCCGACCCGTCGGTCGAGGTGCGGTTCGTGCCGGGCAAGGACGCCGACCCGGTCGCCGTCGCCGAGGTGCTGCGGCACAACGAGCGCAAGCACCACGACGTGCCGATCGTGCCGTTGCCGCACTTCACCGGCTACCTGGCCGCGCTGCTGAGCGAGCCGGACGTCTCGGTGATCGAGTACCGCGACACCCGCACCGGACGGCTGATCGCGCTGGCCACCCTGCTCGACCACCCGGACCTGCCGATCGCCCGCCACTGGGGCGCGCTGCCGCCGTCGGACGGCGGCCGGCCGAACCTGTACTTCCACTTCTACGGCGAGGCGGTGCGCTGGGCGATCGCGAACGGCCGGGCGTCGGTGGTGTTCGGCAAGAAGATGACGGAGATGAAGGCGACCCTCGGCGCGCGGCTCGTCCCGCAGTTCGCGGCGGCCGTCCCGGTGCTAGCTTCGCGGCGTCCCGCCTAGTACCAGGAGCCGCCATGCCCATGATCAGCGTTGCCATGTTCCCCGGCCGCACCCCCGCCCAGAAGAGCGCGCTGGTCCGCGAGCTGACCGACGCCTTCGTCCGCACGTGCGGCGGCAAGCCCGAAGGCGTCCAGGTGACGCTCGTCGAGATCGGCGCGGACCACTGGGCCACCGGCGGCGTCCTGCACTCGGAACGCTGAAGCGCCACTTTCACGTGAAAGCTACGTCTTGGGGCGTCGCTTTCACGTGAAAGTGGCGGGTGGGTCAGCGGAGGCCGAGGGCGCGCAGGGCGAAGTGGACCTCGATCGACGTCTGCTTGATCGTCTCCGCGATCACCAGGGAGCCGTGGCCCGCGTCGTAGCGGTAGAACTCGTGGTGGAGGTCGCGGCCGGTCAGGCGGTCCAGGTAGTTCTCGATCTGGCGGATCGGGCAGCGCGGGTCGTTGTCGCCGGCCAGTACGAGCACCGGCGCCGTCACGGCGTCGACGTAGGTGATCGGCGAGCACTCCCGGTACACCGCCGGCACGTCCTCCGGCGAACCGCCGAAGAGCGCGCGGTCGAACGAGCGCAGCTGCTCCATCTCGTCCTCGTACGCGGCGACGTAGTCCGCCACCGGCACCCCGGCGACGCCCGCCGCCCACCGCGTCGGCTGCGTGCCGAGCGCGAGCAGGGAGAGGTAGCCGCCCCAGGAAGCGCCGTTGACGACGCACTTGGCCGGGTCGCTCAGTCCACTTTGGACCGCCCAGTCGTGCACCGAAGCGACGTCCTCCAGCTCGGTCAGCCCGGGCCGGCCTTCGATGGCGTCGCGCCAGGCCGAGCCGTAGCCGGTCGAGCCGCGATAGTTGACCTCGACCACGGCGAACCCGGCGTCGAGCCAGGTCGCCCGATAAGCCGAGAAGCGGTCCTCGTCCGCGGCGTGCGGGCCGCCGTGCAGGGAGAAGACCGTGGGCAGCGGGCCGTCGGGCGCGCCGGACGGCCGCGAGACCAGCGCGTGGATCCGCCCGCCGACGCCTTCGACGAACGCGTCGGTCACCGGCTCCGACCCCGGCGCGCGCTCGCCCGGCGGTTCGAGCAGCACCGAGTCGGCGCCGTCGGCGGTGCGCGCGCGGACCGCCGACGGTTCGGCCGCGCTGGACCACGAGTACTCGACCGTGCCGTCCGGGCGGACGCCGGCGCCGCCGATCCGGCCGGCGGGGGTGTCCACTGAGGACAATTCGGCCGTGTCGAGGTCGTAGCGGTACAAGGAATTGCGGCCCTCGTGGAAGTGGACGACGAGCAGGGCGCGCGCGTCCGGGTACCAGCCGGCGACGACCTCGCCGGGCAGGTCCAGCTCGAGCTCGGTCTCGGTGTCCGCGCGGACGTCCCAGACGAGCAGCTCCTCGCGGCCCCGCCGTTCGTGCAGGACGAGCAGCCGCTGGTCGCCGGGCAGCGGCGAGAACTCCAGCGCGGACAGGCCCTTGCCCTCGCCGTCCCACTTCTCGGCGACGGTGCCGAAGCCGTCGGTGGCGAGCACCCGCAGCGCGGGGTGCCGCGAATCGCCGTGCTCGGAGTGCGAGATCGCGATCAGGCTCTCGTCGCGGGAAAGCGACGCGATGCCGGCGTCGTCCGCGTGGCTGTAGAAGCGGTGCGTCTCGCCGTCGATCCGGGCGAACAGCTCGCTGCCGTCGTCGGTCGAGACGCCGACCGCGACGAGCTTCGCGCCGATCTCGAGCCCGGCCGGGTAGCCGTCGTGGACGTCCGGGACGCCCTTCTCCGGCTTGCTCCCCTCGGTCGCGGCGAACGGCTCGCGCACCCACGAGCCGAACTCGTCGCCGTCGGTGTCGTCGAACCACCAGATCCACTCGCCGTCCGGGGACGGCGTCGCGTGCAGGGTGCCGTTGGGCCGGTCGGTGACGCGGCGGTGCTCGCCGGACGCCCGGTCCCAGGCGTAGACCTCCCAGACGCCACTGGAATTGGAGACGTAGATGTTGGCGTCGGGCGCGTCACGGGCCCAGTCGGGCGTGGAGATGCGCGGCGCGTGGAAGCGGGCGCGCCAGCGGTTCTCGGCTTCGGCGTCGTCGAACAGCCGGTCCGGGACCACCGCGGGCGGATATTGGTTCGCTGACTGCGTGCTCACCCCTCGATCCTGCCACCTTCTGGCCGTACTGTGTGCGGGGTGCTGGAGGGTTACGCGCCGGGCTACGGGCGAGACGCGGTTTCGATGATGTCCGCGCGCACGGCTGCCGAGCGCGCGGCGTTCGCCCAGCCGCTGTTCGCACCGGGGATGTGGGTGGTCGACCTCGGCTGCGGCCCGGGCTCGATCACGCTCGGCCTCGCCGCGGAGTCCCGGGTGGCCGGCGTGGACCTCGACGCGGGGCAGATCGCGATGGCCCGCGAAATCGCGCGCCGGGCCGGCAGGTCCACAGTGGACTTCCTGGTGGCCTCGGCGTACGACCTGCCGTTCGCCGACGGCAGTGTGGACGTGGCGTTTTCGCACGCGCTGTTCGAGCACCTGTCCCGTCCGCTGGACGCGCTGGCGGAACTGCGCCGGGTGCTGAAGCCGGGTGGCAGGCTCGCTTTGTCCACATCGGACTGGAGCAAGGCCCGGTTGCGTCCGAAGACGGCGAACGTCGAC is a genomic window of Amycolatopsis lexingtonensis containing:
- a CDS encoding class I SAM-dependent methyltransferase is translated as MLEGYAPGYGRDAVSMMSARTAAERAAFAQPLFAPGMWVVDLGCGPGSITLGLAAESRVAGVDLDAGQIAMAREIARRAGRSTVDFLVASAYDLPFADGSVDVAFSHALFEHLSRPLDALAELRRVLKPGGRLALSTSDWSKARLRPKTANVDAALRGHYLLRRQAGGNPFAGRVIADQCVTAGFTEVVSRARYRSDMSYRDLAKYVEARLEAALKEEGRDRDQLASAARSAWVWTRGGDGDFSQCWVEVTATR
- a CDS encoding GNAT family N-acetyltransferase — protein: MTWTVRVLDPRTDPEPAGWAAFLEAQQAPLTWDYGLLCTESRCSRSPYLLTVVSDGEELVAAVLAMVCHPGGSAEPGAVDGVARWTPRWLEVQHAWLSCYPAWLFAEALDAAARREILRRFERAACRRTGPGCLGVVYRAATPDTAGLVAGRGRLVREIQPALVLENTFGDLDDWLASLSRNRRSSLRGQIRKIAADPAIVVREGTARDDLDPEELAAMLRAHRATKGPVKFDQRGPVTAEYLGELIRRPDVVTTTYHDADGRLLAFTDLLDHPVMPLHQHWAALPPGGGRPKHLYFDVVVRGVRHMIENNRKFLSLGRGVTDLKASLGFSPSPMTGVVVPRPVTRW
- a CDS encoding tautomerase family protein; translated protein: MISVAMFPGRTPAQKSALVRELTDAFVRTCGGKPEGVQVTLVEIGADHWATGGVLHSER
- a CDS encoding GNAT family N-acetyltransferase, which encodes MRFAVHDPRADPAPAGWAAFSRAARLHPVWDYGVMGLEAWGARNPQLLVVAADGDELVAAVSVLVCRPRVAPRFAPRPGKRLLRPFWAEVCQPWLSGYPGIAFAPGVADRPALVREFERELGRRLGPGLLGVVHRALGEDLAAGLGGRGRLVKRVDPVAVLDNRFESEEDWIASLGKSRRAGLRRQRRRLAEDTSLVIRGGPGRTDLDGAELAGLIQAHRERYGRLALDTRTPPSAGFLDRFVRRPDVHTLTYTDTGGKLLAVQTLLDHPDTPVLQHWAALPPDAGGKKWLYFDSYVRAVRFTAKRGARELSAGRGMIALKQELGFRPRPVYTAAVPRPVLGR
- a CDS encoding prolyl oligopeptidase family serine peptidase; protein product: MSTQSANQYPPAVVPDRLFDDAEAENRWRARFHAPRISTPDWARDAPDANIYVSNSSGVWEVYAWDRASGEHRRVTDRPNGTLHATPSPDGEWIWWFDDTDGDEFGSWVREPFAATEGSKPEKGVPDVHDGYPAGLEIGAKLVAVGVSTDDGSELFARIDGETHRFYSHADDAGIASLSRDESLIAISHSEHGDSRHPALRVLATDGFGTVAEKWDGEGKGLSALEFSPLPGDQRLLVLHERRGREELLVWDVRADTETELELDLPGEVVAGWYPDARALLVVHFHEGRNSLYRYDLDTAELSSVDTPAGRIGGAGVRPDGTVEYSWSSAAEPSAVRARTADGADSVLLEPPGERAPGSEPVTDAFVEGVGGRIHALVSRPSGAPDGPLPTVFSLHGGPHAADEDRFSAYRATWLDAGFAVVEVNYRGSTGYGSAWRDAIEGRPGLTELEDVASVHDWAVQSGLSDPAKCVVNGASWGGYLSLLALGTQPTRWAAGVAGVPVADYVAAYEDEMEQLRSFDRALFGGSPEDVPAVYRECSPITYVDAVTAPVLVLAGDNDPRCPIRQIENYLDRLTGRDLHHEFYRYDAGHGSLVIAETIKQTSIEVHFALRALGLR
- a CDS encoding GNAT family N-acetyltransferase, with protein sequence MVIDVLDPRHDAEPAYWTALRARAGLRADWSWPVLATQAWAARTPQPVTVLREGGEPCGVVSAAWVTGRTRRHRFAGPGRGWFGGLDVRGPGAGSQPGWWFADAGDDGGVTRLLEAYVPAMRAELGRGLRGLLVRQVGEPGVPAVDGRFRLVRRTEDIAVLDVAAFGSRDDWMNSLARKRKQNLRKIFRTFDADPSVEVRFVPGKDADPVAVAEVLRHNERKHHDVPIVPLPHFTGYLAALLSEPDVSVIEYRDTRTGRLIALATLLDHPDLPIARHWGALPPSDGGRPNLYFHFYGEAVRWAIANGRASVVFGKKMTEMKATLGARLVPQFAAAVPVLASRRPA